The Fragaria vesca subsp. vesca linkage group LG2, FraVesHawaii_1.0, whole genome shotgun sequence genome includes a window with the following:
- the LOC101305613 gene encoding magnesium transporter NIPA2-like, producing MGVSENTIGLILAMASSAFIGSSFILKKKGLKRAGAAGIRAGVGGYTYLLEPLWWAGMITMIVGEVANFVAYVYAPAVLVTPLGALSIIVSAVLAHFLLKERLQKMGVVGCVTCIVGSVVIVIHAPQEHTLNSVQEIWSLATQPAFLIYVAATLSLVLALVLHFEPRYGLTNILVYLGICSLMGSLTVVSIKAIGIAIKLTLEGVSQIAYPQTWFFLTVSVICVVTQLNYLNKALDTFSATIVAPVYYVMFTTLTIIASVIMFKDWSGQTASSIASEICGFITVLSGTIILHATRDQEPPPPQGTVTWYINGDSMKASEDEDLIAFRNSDFLEP from the exons ATGGGTGTTTCGGAGAACACGATAGGTCTGATACTAGCCATGGCCTCCAGCGCCTTCATCGGCTCCAGCTTCATCTTGAAGAAGAAAGGCCTCAAGCGCGCCGGCGCCGCCGGAATCCGAGCAG GTGTTGGTGGTTATACTTATTTGTTAGAGCCATTATGGTGGGCCGGCATGATCACCA TGATTGTTGGAGAGGTTGCGAATTTCGTTGCTTATGTATATGCGCCGGCGGTTCTTGTGACTCCACTAGGTGCATTGAGTATTATAGTCAG TGCTGTCTTGGCGCACTTCTTGTTGAAGGAAAGGCTGCAGAAAATGGGAGTTGTGGGATGTGTTACGTGCATTGTGGGATCAGTGGTTATTGTGATCCATGCGCCGCAGGAGCATACGCTGAATTCTGTACAGGAAATATGGAGTCTTGCGACTCAACCAG CCTTTCTAATTTATGTTGCAGCCACACTTTCCCTAGTGTTAGCTTTGGTTCTGCATTTTGAACCTCGCTATGGGCTGACAAACATACTAGTCTACTTGGGAATCTGTTCTTTGATGGGTTCACTTACG GTTGTAAGCATAAAGGCCATTGGAATTGCAATAAAGCTTACTCTTGAGGGAGTAAGTCAAATAGCTTATCCGCAGACTTGGTTTTTTCTGACTGTTTCAGTGATCTGCGTCGTTACACAGTTGAATTACCTCAACAAG GCTTTGGATACCTTCAGTGCAACTATTGTTGCTCCAGTATATTATGTGATGTTCACAACTCTCACCATTATTGCTAGCGTAATAATGTTCAAG GATTGGTCTGGTCAGACTGCGAGCAGCATAGCCTCTGAAATTTGTGGATTCATTACTGTACTGTCAGGAACCATTATACTCCATGCCACTAGAGATCAGGAACCGCCTCCTCCACAAG GAACTGTAACATGGTACATTAACGGAGATTCAATGAAGGCTTCTGAAGATGAAGATTTGATTGCCTTTCGCAATTCAGATTTTCTTGAACCATAA
- the LOC101302425 gene encoding uncharacterized protein LOC101302425, protein MAATVSSPWAKPGAWALDAEEHEAELEQQTKIETQPLADFPSLSAAAAKPKKKSKGQKVSLAEFTTFGGPKPVQAEPVGLTHEDRLVLPTGPRERTAEELDRSRGFRSYGGDRVNREESNSKWGSQRREGGGFGGEKTDRDAPSRADEADDWGVGKKSVGNGFERRERAGFGFGSQSKADESDSWVSNKSSFSSLRSGGGGGFERERKVGFASNGGGADSESWGRKREESNGGFERERKVGLEFNSNGGGADAESWGRRREESNGGTETTGRPRLNLQPRTLPVTLPPPVVSDETSPVAAPVAPEIVPRPRSTNPFGAARPREEVLAEKGQDWKKIDEQLESVKLKEKEAVAAEGESFGKRSFGMGSGRSGDRTEGAWRKPVVAEAEGEARPQSAGNDEIESRSSNSEELEPENESENVTEN, encoded by the exons ATGGCGGCAACAGTGTCGTCTCCTTGGGCCAAACCCGGCGCCTGGGCCCTCGACGCCGAGGAGCACGAAGCCGAGCTCGAACAGCAGACCAAGATCGAAACCCAGCCCTTAGCCGACTTCCCATCTCTCTCCGCCGCCGCAGCGAAGCCGAAGAAGAAGAGCAAGGGCCAGAAGGTCAGCCTCGCCGAGTTCACCACCTTCGGCGGGCCCAAGCCGGTCCAGGCCGAGCCGGTGGGGTTGACCCACGAGGATCGGCTGGTTCTGCCAACCGGCCCGCGCGAGCGGACAGCGGAGGAGCTCGACCGGAGCCGCGGGTTCAGGAGCTACGGCGGCGATCGGGTCAACCGGGAGGAGTCGAATTCGAAGTGGGGGAGTCAGAGGAGAGAGGGAGGAGGGTTTGGAGGGGAAAAGACGGATAGGGACGCGCCGTCGAGGGCGGATGAGGCCGACGATTGGGGCGTCGGGAAGAAATCGGTTGGGAATGGGTTTGAGAGGAGGGAGAGAGCAGGGTTTGGGTTTGGGTCTCAGTCGAAGGCGGATGAATCTGACAGCTGGGTGTCGAACAAGAGCTCGTTTTCTTCGCTCCGATCCGGCGGCGGCGGCGGGTTTGAGCGGGAGAGGAAGGTCGGGTTTGCGTCGAATGGCGGTGGGGCTGATTCGGAGAGCTGGGGGAGGAAGAGGGAGGAGAGTAATGGTGGTTTCGAAAGGGAGAGGAAGGTAGGGTTAGAGTTCAATTCAAACGGCGGCGGTGCCGATGCGGAGAGTTGGGGAAGGAGGAGAGAGGAGAGTAATGGTGGGACGGAGACTACAGGGAGGCCGAGGCTGAATTTGCAGCCGAGGACACTGCCCGTTACTCTGCCGCCGCCTGTTGTGAGCGACGAGACCTCACCGGTGGCTGCCCCTGTGGCTCCGGAGATTGTACCGAGGCCGAGGAGCACAAACCCGTTTGGGGCTGCGAGGCCGAGGGAGGAGGTGTTGGCAGAGAAAGGGCAGGATTGGAAGAAGATTGACGAGCAGCTTGAGTCTGTTAAGCTTAAGGAGAAGGAGGCTGTGGCAGCCGAAGGGGAGTCTTTTGGGAAGAGGAGTTTCGGGATGGGGAGTGGGCGCTCTGGTGACCGCACCGAGGGAGCATGGAGGAAACCTGTAGTGGCTGAGGCTGAGGGGGAGGCTCGTCCTCAGAG TGCTGGAAACGATGAGATTGAGAGTAGGAGCAGCAATTCTGAGGAACTGGAGCCCGAGAATGAGAGTGAGAATGTCACTGAGAACTGA
- the LOC101305899 gene encoding uncharacterized protein LOC101305899 has product MGSLQIFLSAAALLVLVLAAIDGAQADTMVSGTVFCDQCKDGERSLFDYPVYGIKVQVACSDSNGQVTMSREETTNWFGNYAVKFDGTPDLSGCYAKVSSLGQGSCGIPAGPAQSLKLVFRMFDMEMYAVDSLLTQPAQPMSFCPKSSNPVPAPVTPAPPRQVAPDPPRQVAPVPPRQVTPAPPRQVTPASPPPYRLPPIAPLPPMPHLPPLPPMPHLPPLPPLPPMPPVPFLEATACPHQSWTMPEYKCYWRAVSPDTEVAVIFGMPAAQRYGTDLTLWQGLQGRGDPYRTLLREGITAFLNSYNSLQYTYNTIEVVQQLNSGLMGSKRNVLYTALRFIRANSGHGKVPCKFTACK; this is encoded by the exons ATGGGTTCTCTTCAGATTTTCCTTTCTGCAGCAGCATTACTAGTTCTGGTTTTGGCAGCCATTGATGGAGCTCAAGCAGATACCATGGTCAGTGGCACAGTCTTCTGTGACCAATGCAAAGATGGTGAAAGGTCCCTCTTTGATTATCCAGTATATG GAATTAAAGTACAAGTGGCATGTAGTGACAGTAATGGCCAAGTGACAATGTCAAGGGAGGAGACTACCAATTGGTTTGGAAACTATGCTGTGAAATTTGATGGGACACCAGATTTGAGTGGCTGTTATGCCAAGGTTTCAAGCTTAGGGCAAGGCTCATGTGGGATTCCTGCTGGTCCTGCTCAAAGTCTCAAACTTGTGTTTAGGATGTTTGACATGGAAATGTATGCTGTGGACTCTTTGCTCACTCAGCCTGCTCAGCCTATGTCATTTTGTCCAAAGTCATCTAATCCTGTGCCTGCTCCTGTAACACCGGCACCGCCTAGACAAGTAGCACCGGATCCGCCTAGACAGGTAGCACCGGTTCCTCCTAGACAAGTAACACCGGCACCGCCTAGACAAGTAACGCCAGCCAGTCCTCCACCTTACAGGCTTCCCCCAATAGCTCCATTGCCGCCTATGCCTCACTTGCCACCACTTCCACCAATGCCTCACCTGCCACCACTGCCACCGCTACCCCCAATGCCACCAGTGCCCTTCCTGGAAGCCACAGCTTGCCCACATCA GAGTTGGACAATGCCAGAGTACAAGTGCTATTGGAGGGCAGTGAGTCCAGACACAGAGGTAGCTGTTATTTTCGGAATGCCTGCAGCACAAAGATATGGGACTGACCTAACATTGTGGCAAGGCCTACAGGGAAGAGGAGACCCTTACAGGACTCTTCTGAGGGAAGGCATCACTGCATTTCTCAACTCCTATAACAGTCTTCAATATACTTACAATACCATTGAAGTTGTGCAGCAATTGAATTCGGGGTTGATGGGTTCAAAGAGGAACGTCCTCTATACAGCCTTGAGGTTCATCAGGGCTAACTCGGGCCATGGCAAAGTCCCTTGCAAATTTACTGCTTGCAAGTGA
- the LOC101306188 gene encoding putative amidase C869.01-like has translation MIISSSTAMAKPSFPHISSLLLLILLLTLSPLPGTLAAGKLSLKEATIDDIQHAFKHNQLTSRQLVQYYLVQIRKLNPVLKGVLEVNPDALHLADKADYERKTKAPVSLLSKLHGIPILVKDNIATKDKMNTTAGSLALLGSVVPRDASVVEKLRKAGAIILGKASLSEWSHFRGAAPSGWSARGGYGLNPYTFSDPCGSSSGSAISVAANLAMVSLGTETDGSILCPSGYNSVVGIKPTIGLTSRAGVVPISQRQDTVGPICRTVADAAYVLDAIAGIDHNDIATIETSKYIPKGGYAQFLRRDGLRGKRIGILRAFYDFGNDTSLAQTFEKHLTILRKAGAVLVDNLEVANWTAIYSSSDEINALSVECKISLNAYLKELVASPVRSLADVIAFNNKHQKLEKIKEYGQELFLAAEATNGFGKTEKAALLNLARWTRNGLVRLVTEKKLDAVVTPKAVFSSVLAIGGAPGLIVPAGYENNGRPAGICFGGLRGSEPKLIEIAYAFEQATKIRKPPSFNGLKF, from the exons ATGATAATTTCCTCATCCACTGCCATGGCCAAACCAAGCTTCCCTCACATCTCATCCTTGTTGCTTCTCATTCTTCTCCTCACATTGTCACCTCTGCCAGGCACATTAGCAGCCGGCAAACTGTCGCTGAAAGAAGCCACCATAGATGATATCCAGCACGCTTTCAAGCACAACCAACTCACCTCAAGGCAGCTTGTCCAATATTACCTTGTCCAAATCCGGAAACTGAATCCGGTCCTCAAAGGAGTCCTAGAAGTCAATCCGGATGCGCTTCACCTTGCTGACAAGGCTGACTATGAGCGCAAGACCAAGGCACCAGTGTCACTACTCTCCAAGTTGCATGGCATTCCTATTCTGGTCAAGGACAACATTGCAACCAAGGATAAGATGAACACCACCGCCGGCTCTTTGGCACTGCTTGGATCTGTTGTGCCTCGTGATGCCAGCGTGGTGGAGAAGTTGAGGAAAGCTGGCGCTATCATTTTGGGAAAGGCTAGCTTGAGCGAGTGGTCACATTTTAGGGGTGCTGCACCCTCTGGTTGGAGCGCCAGAGGCGGTTATGGCTTG AACCCTTACACATTCTCAGACCCTTGCGGCTCAAGCAGTGGTTCAGCAATATCAGTTGCAGCAAATTTGGCAATGGTGTCATTAGGTACCGAGACAGATGGTTCAATCTTATGTCCATCAGGTTATAACTCAGTTGTGGGGATCAAACCAACAATTGGTCTTACTAGTCGAGCAGGGGTTGTCCCAATTTCTCAAAGACAGGATACTGTTGG GCCAATTTGTAGGACAGTAGCAGATGCTGCTTATGTTCTTGATGCCATAGCAGGCATTGACCACAATGACATTGCAACAATTGAGACATCAAAGTACATCCCCAAAGGTGGTTATGCACAGTTTCTCAGGCGCGACGGACTTAGAGGAAAAAGAATAGGGATATTGAGAGCCTTCTATGACTTTGGCAATGACACTTCCTTGGCTCAAACTTTTGAGAAACATCTCACCATTTTGAG GAAAGCAGGTGCTGTTTTGGTAGACAATTTGGAAGTGGCTAATTGGACTGCAATCTATTCTTCAAGCGATGAAATTAATGCATTGTCTGTTGAGTGCAAAATATCTTTAAATGCATACTTGAAGGAGTTGGTGGCTTCCCCGGTGCGATCATTGGCAGATGTTATAGCCTTCAACAACAAACACCAGAAACTG GAAAAGATCAAGGAGTACGGGCAAGAACTATTTTTAGCAGCAGAAGCAACAAATGGGTTTGGAAAAACAGAGAAGGCAGCATTGTTGAATCTTGCAAGGTGGACAAGAAATGGTCTTGTGAGATTGGTGACAGAGAAGAAGCTAGATGCTGTGGTGACTCCTAAAGCAGTTTTCTCAAGTGTACTTGCAATTGGGGGTGCCCCAGGTCTAATAGTTCCAGCCGGGTACGAAAACAATGGGAGACCAGCTGGTATATGCTTTGGAGGACTTCGGGGTTCAGAGCCAAAGCTAATTGAGATTGCATACGCTTTTGAGCAAGCCACTAAGATTAGGAAGCCTCCTTCCTTCAATGGCCTCAAGTTTTAG
- the LOC101306479 gene encoding putative amidase C869.01-like, translating to MATNSCSLFWVLLLILLQITLSNGSESTTPRSLMEEATVDDLQLAFKQKLLTSRQVVQFYLDQIQKLNQDLRGVLEINPDALSQADIADKERSEFESSFRTLPKLHGIPVLLKDNIATKDKLNTTAGSFALLGSVVPRDAGVVSKLRISGAIILGKATLSEWAYIRSSTAPYGWSARGGQGVNPYNSSLEVCGSSSGSAISVSANMVSVALGTETDSSILCPASFNSVVGFKPTVGLTSRAGVIPVSPRQDTIGPICRTVADAVHVLDTIVGIDSNDNTTSEVSQYIPVGGYGQFLNSSGLKGKRLGIVSRMFLPLKDDAFLNQTFEQHFTTLREQGAILVENLEIANLEDIRDFTSSGEFVAMLAEFKIALNAYLGDLVKSPVRTLGEVIAFNKNNSYLEKNDDYGQNLLEAAEETKGMGEKELEALSNIATLSRDGFEKLMADKNLDALVTYANTASSILAIGGFPGIVVPAGYHDADKYPFGICFGGLKGSEPKLIEISYAFEQATMIRKPPTVDSHYQSIPTATRSSNLATQ from the exons ATGGCTACCAATTCATGTTCTCTCTTCTGGGTTCTGCTTCTAATTCTTCTCCAAATCACCCTATCAAATGGGTCTGAATCCACAACACCCAGAAGCCTAATGGAAGAAGCCACAGTCGATGATCTCCAACTCGCTTTCAAGCAAAAGCTTCTTACTTCAAGGCAAGTCGTGCAGTTCTACCTGGACCAAATCCAAAAACTCAACCAAGACCTCAGAGGAGTCTTAGAGATAAACCCAGATGCTTTATCTCAAGCTGACATAGCAGACAAAGAGCGCAGTGAATTTGAATCCAGTTTTCGTACACTGCCTAAGCTTCATGGGATTCCTGTTTTGCTGAAAGATAATATAGCAACCAAGGACAAGCTTAACACGACTGCTGGGTCTTTTGCTCTTTTGGGTTCTGTAGTGCCTAGAGATGCTGGGGTTGTCTCAAAGTTGAGGATCTCTGGGGCTATCATTTTGGGGAAGGCTACTTTGAGTGAATGGGCTTATATCAGATCATCTACAGCACCTTATGGTTGGAGTGCCCGAGGTGGTCAAGGAGTG AATCCTTATAATTCATCACTAGAAGTTTGTGGATCAAGTAGTGGATCCGCAATATCAGTTTCTGCAAATATGGTATCAGTCGCGCTAGGAACGGAGACCGATAGCTCCATCTTATGTCCAGCCAGTTTTAACTCGGTAGTGGGATTCAAACCAACTGTTGGTCTTACTAGTCGAGCAGGCGTCATCCCAGTCAGTCCAAGACAGGACACAATTGG GCCAATTTGTAGGACTGTAGCAGATGCAGTTCATGTCCTTGATACCATTGTTGGCATTGATAGCAATGACAACACGACAAGTGAAGTATCCCAGTATATTCCAGTGGGCGGCTATGGCCAGTTTCTCAATTCTAGTGGTCTCAAAGGGAAGAGACTGGGGATAGTCAGTCGCATGTTTCTTCCGCTCAAGGATGATGCTTTCTTGAATCAAACTTTTGAGCAGCATTTTACCACACTGAG GGAACAAGGTGCAATTTTGGTTGAGAATCTTGAAATAGCCAACCTTGAAGATATTCGCGATTTTACTTCAAGTGGTGAGTTTGTAGCAATGTTAGCTGAATTCAAGATTGCCTTGAATGCTTACCTGGGTGACTTGGTGAAATCTCCTGTGAGAACCTTAGGCGAGGTTATAGCATTCAACAAGAATAATTCTTATCTG GAAAAGAATGATGATTATGGACAAAATCTTTTAGAAGCAGCTGAGGAGACTAAAGGAATGGGGGAGAAAGAGCTGGAGGCATTGTCAAATATAGCGACACTATCTAGAGATGGATTTGAGAAGTTGATGGCAGATAAGAACTTAGATGCATTGGTGACTTATGCTAATACCGCTTCTTCTATCCTCGCAATTGGTGGTTTCCCGGGCATTGTTGTGCCTGCAGGATATCATGATGCTGATAAGTACCCTTTTGGAATTTGCTTTGGGGGACTGAAGGGTTCGGAGCCAAAACTGATTGAGATTTCCTATGCCTTCGAGCAAGCAACTATGATCAGGAAGCCTCCAACTGTTGATTCCCACTACCAAAGCATCCCTACTGCCACAAGAAGCTCCAACCTAGCTACTCAATAG
- the LOC101302724 gene encoding putative amidase C869.01-like, which translates to MAAKAPSCISLSSVLVLILLALTSFGSQSFTVHGFSIREATIYDLQLAFKQNQLTSRQLVQFYLQEIRRLNPVLNGVIEVNPDALYQADKADYQRKAKAPGYYSGLHGIPVLLKDNIGTRDKLNTTAGSFALLGSVLPRDASVVTKLRSAGTIILGKASLSEWAQFRSLTAPPGSSPRGGQGKNPYVLSASPCGSSSGPAISVAANLVAVSLGTETDGSILCPASFNSVVGIKPTVGLTSRAGVIPVTPRQDTIGPICRTVMDAVYVLDAIVGYDYKDQATKEASKYIPRGGYKQFLGAYGLKGKRLGIVRNPFFTSGSGSLQLQAFEQHFQTLRQGGAVLVDHLEIANIDTILNFNLSGEAIASLAEFKLAIDSYLKDLVVSPVRSLADIIAFNLKFSDVEMIKEFGQDIFLAAQATNGIGNNEKAALLNLEKLTKDGFEKLMTNNRLDALVTPGADVSPVLAIGGFPGISVPAGYDNKGVPFGITFGGLKGSEPKLIQIAYGFEQATKIRKPPTFLP; encoded by the exons ATGGCTGCAAAAGCACCATCATGCATTTCTCTCTCCTCAGTATTGGTGTTGATTCTTCTAGCCTTGACATCATTTGGCTCCCAAAGTTTCACTGTCCATGGGTTCTCAATTAGAGAAGCTACAATCTATGATCTTCAACTGGCTTTCAAACAGAACCAACTAACTTCCAGACAACTCGTTCAGTTTTACCTTCAAGAAATCCGCAGGCTCAACCCGGTGCTTAACGGAGTCATAGAGGTGAACCCGGATGCACTTTACCAAGCAGACAAGGCTGACTATCAGCGAAAGGCTAAGGCCCCTGGTTACTATTCCGGCTTGCATGGCATTCCTGTTTTGCTCAAGGATAACATTGGAACCAGAGACAAGCTGAACACAACTGCTGGCTCTTTTGCTCTGCTTGGCTCTGTCTTGCCTCGGGATGCTAGCGTGGTGACCAAGTTAAGGAGCGCTGGAACCATTATCTTGGGGAAGGCTAGCTTGAGTGAGTGGGCTCAGTTCAGGTCTCTCACGGCACCCCCTGGTTCAAGTCCCAGAGGTGGCCAAGGAAAG AACCCTTATGTACTATCTGCAAGTCCATGTGGATCAAGCAGTGGACCGGCAATATCAGTTGCAGCAAATTTGGTAGCTGTGTCTCTTGGGACTGAGACGGATGGCTCAATACTATGTCCAGCAAGCTTTAACTCAGTAGTCGGCATCAAACCTACCGTTGGACTCACAAGCCGAGCCGGGGTGATCCCTGTTACTCCGAGACAGGACACCATTGG ACCCATCTGCAGGACTGTGATGGATGCTGTTTATGTTCTTGATGCGATTGTAGGCTATGACTACAAGGATCAAGCAACCAAAGAGGCATCGAAGTACATTCCACGCGGTGGGTATAAACAGTTCCTTGGGGCTTATGGGCTCAAGGGAAAAAGACTGGGAATAGTGAGGAATCCCTTCTTCACCTCTGGCAGTGGATCTCTCCAACTTCAAGCATTTGAGCAGCATTTCCAAACTCTAAG GCAAGGAGGTGCTGTTTTGGTAGACCATCTGGAAATAGCAAACATTGATACTATCTTGAATTTTAATTTAAGTGGAGAAGCAATAGCATCACTGGCTGAGTTCAAACTAGCCATAGATTCATATCTTAAAGACCTTGTGGTGTCCCCAGTTCGATCTTTGGCAGATATCATAGCCTTCAACTTGAAGTTCTCTGATGTG GAAATGATCAAGGAATTTGGCCAGGACATTTTTCTTGCAGCACAAGCAACAAATGGGATAGGCAACAATGAGAAGGCAGCATTGTTAAATTTAGAAAAGCTGACTAAAGATGGATTTGAGAAACTAATGACAAACAACAGACTAGATGCATTGGTGACTCCTGGTGCAGATGTGTCTCCTGTACTTGCGATTGGGGGATTCCCAGGCATCAGTGTCCCAGCTGGATATGACAATAAGGGTGTGCCTTTCGGCATAACTTTTGGGGGTCTAAAGGGATCTGAACCAAAGCTTATACAGATTGCCTATGGTTTCGAGCAAGCTACTAAGATTAGAAAGCCTCCCACATTTCTACCGTAA
- the LOC101306772 gene encoding uncharacterized protein LOC101306772, which yields MEHSRFIIGLAITLLLTIATTPCHCKYHSKTVPLHQLKEKVTHLHFYLFDILSGTKPSAMEVARPNITTDKSATPFGSLYAIDDPLREGPETNSSIVGNAKGLYLSASQDPADFTIVMYVDFGFTTGKFKGSSFSVFSRNPVAESPEREVAVVGGRGKFRLARGFAKVKTHDFNATNGDAILEYKATLIHY from the coding sequence ATGGAGCATAGTCGTTTCATTATTGGGTTGGCCATTACTCTCCTCCTCACAATCGCCACCACACCTTGTCACTGCAAGTACCACTCAAAAACGGTGCCCCTACACCAACTCAAAGAGAAAGTCACGCACCTCCACTTCTACCTCTTCGACATCCTCAGCGGCACCAAACCAAGCGCTATGGAGGTCGCACGTCCAAATATCACCACTGACAAGTCGGCCACGCCCTTCGGCAGCCTCTACGCCATCGACGACCCTCTCCGAGAGGGCCCTGAGACCAACTCGTCGATTGTTGGAAATGCCAAGGGGCTCTATTTGTCGGCCAGCCAAGATCCAGCTGACTTTACCATCGTTATGTACGTGGATTTTGGTTTTACTACCGGTAAGTTTAAAGGGAGCTCCTTTAGTGTGTTCTCCAGGAATCCAGTGGCAGAGTCGCCGGAGCGGGAGGTGGCTGTGGTTGGTGGGAGAGGGAAGTTTAGGCTGGCGAGAGGGTTTGCAAAGGTTAAGACTCATGACTTCAATGCTACAAATGGTGATGCCATTTTGGAGTACAAGGCAACTCTCATTCACTACTGA